Within the Longimicrobiaceae bacterium genome, the region CGAGTACGCGGTGAAGCACGGGCGCAAGAAGGTGACGCTGGCGCACAAGGCCAACATCCTCAAGTACACGCAGGGCCTCTTCCTGGACCTGGGCCGCGAGATGGCCAAGGAGTTCGCCGGACGCGTGGAGTTCGAGGACCGCATCATCGACGCCGCCGCGATGATGCTGGTGATGGACCCGCAGCGCTTCGACGTGATCGTCTGCGAGAACATGTTCGGCGACATCCTCTCGGACCTCATCGCCGGCCTGGTGGGCGGCCTTGGCCTGGCGCCGGGCGCGAACATCGGCAAGGACGCGGCGATCTTCGAGGCGGTGCACGGCTCCGCGCCCGACATCGCGGGGAAGAACATCGCCAACCCCGCCGCGCTGCTCATGGCGGGCGTGATGATGCTGCAGCACATGGGGATGGCGGAGCAGGCGGGCCGCATCCAGACCGCGCTCGAGGCCGCCATCCGCGAGGGCGACTCGCTCACGCCGGACCTGGGCGGCACGGGCACCACCGACTCGTTCACCGAAGCGCTCCTGCGCCGCCTTTGAGCACCCCGCAGCCGGGCGCCGCCTGCGTCAACTGCCGCCGCGGCGGCGACGACGCCAAGCTCGACACCGGCGGCTGGTGCGCCGCCTGCCGGGCCGAGACGGTGCGCCGTGCGGAGCTTCCCGCGCGCCTCGCCACCGGCGTTGCCGGAGTGCTGATCGTGTGGCTGCTCTTCCACTTCGGCGCGCTCACCTCGCGCTTCGTGGTGCTCTGGATCGCGCTGGGCGTCCTCATCGGCTTCGGCGCCTACAAGGTCGCCCGCCGCGTCGCCTTCGACCTGATCCGCGACAAGGGCGTCACCCCGCGGAATTGATCGGCGGGTAGGATGTGCATCGCCGGAA harbors:
- a CDS encoding isocitrate/isopropylmalate family dehydrogenase, which produces MPQTVTLIPGDGIGPAITESVVRIIEATGAGIEWETHQAGVAALETSSTPLPQETIDSIRKHRIALKGPLTTPVGVGFRSINVALRKEFDLYANVRPARTIVPGGRYEGIDIALIRENTEGLYSGVEHYIGIGDDPRAAAESVMLVTRFGVERILRYAFEYAVKHGRKKVTLAHKANILKYTQGLFLDLGREMAKEFAGRVEFEDRIIDAAAMMLVMDPQRFDVIVCENMFGDILSDLIAGLVGGLGLAPGANIGKDAAIFEAVHGSAPDIAGKNIANPAALLMAGVMMLQHMGMAEQAGRIQTALEAAIREGDSLTPDLGGTGTTDSFTEALLRRL